The proteins below are encoded in one region of Zerene cesonia ecotype Mississippi chromosome 10, Zerene_cesonia_1.1, whole genome shotgun sequence:
- the LOC119829621 gene encoding phosphatidylinositol glycan anchor biosynthesis class U protein, translating to MAVMLKYIIAGLVRYWLIHTEYWQTIANRVEIATPLNSWKRLIEGVYLYDHGINPYEGDSFHESPIMLIFFHFLLKYAPFVLPVLFTLVDMLTAYFLYKTSKAFVQILQSNQEKTKKTIAEDSKALLLDDTHLNEVPEYVLSVYLFNPYSVLNCVGMTTTVIHNLLVAVSLWGAASGHRLLACSFIALATHQALYPITLIVPISILLADVNKGCNKCSYIRTLLVFVVCWGFLIFISAYIMDGSYSYVYNTYGFILNVPDLKPNIGLFWYFFTEMFEHFRLLFVCAFQINALILYVVPLTLRFKKEPVLLATVLIALSTIFRSYPCIGDVGFYLALLPMWKHLFTFMQQKFIAGCAFIITSALGPTVWHLWIYSGSANANFFFGVTLSFATAQIFLITDLMFAYLKREFTLKHGSSRQVDGKPAKLVLR from the exons ATGGctgtaatgttaaaatatataattgccGGTTTAGTAAGATATTGGCTTATACATACGGAATACTGGCAAACTATTGCGAACAGAGTTGAAATAGCGACACCTTTAAACTCATGGAAGAGATTAATAGAAGGGGTTTACCTATATGATCATGGAATAAATCCATATGAAGGTGATTCCTTTCATGAATCTCCTATAATGCTTATATTCTTTCACTTTTTACTGAAATATGCCCCTTTTGTATTACCGGTATTATTTACTCTTGTTGACATGCTCACAGCATACTTTCTGTATAAAACATCTAAGGCATTTGTTCAAATACTTCAAAGTAACCAAGAGAAAACCAAGAAAACCATAGCAGAGGACTCCAAGGCGTTGCTTTTGGATGATACACATTTGAATGAAGTTCCGGAATATGTGCTATCTGTGTATTTATTCAACCCTTATTCTGTACTTAATTGTGTTGGAATGACTACAACAGTAATACATAATCTATTAGTCGCTGTGTCCCTATGGGGCGCAGCAAGTGGACACAGGCTTTTAGCATGTTCTTTTATTGCTCTAGCTACCCACCAAGCCCTATATCCAATTACTCTTATTGTgccaatatcaatattattagcaGATGTCAACAAAGGTTGCAATAAATGCTCATATATAAGGACACTTCTAGTTTTTGTTGTATGTTGGGGATTTTTGATCTTCATATCAGCATACATTATGGATGGTTCATATAGTTAcgtttataatacatatggATTTAT atTAAATGTTCCAGACCTGAAACCAAACATTGGATTGTTTTGGTACTTCTTTACAGAAATGTTTGAGCATTTcagattattatttgtatgtgcgtttcaaataaatgcattaattttatatgttgtgCCATTAACACTGAGATTTAAGAAAGAGCCTGTACTGTTAGCTACAGTTCTTATTGCACTTTCAACTATATTCCGATCATATCCTTGTATTGGAGATGTTGGTTTCTATTTGGCTCTATTACCTATGTGgaagcatttatttacat ttatgcAGCAGAAGTTTATAGCTGGTTGTGCATTTATCATCACATCTGCACTTGGTCCCACAGTATGGCATCTATGGATATATTCAGGATCAGCAAATGCAAACTTTTTCTTTGGTGTCACCCTATCATTTGCAACTGCACAAATATTCCTCATCACAGATTTAATGTTTGCTTATTTGAAAAGGGAATTCACATTAAAACATGGCTCATCTCGTCAAGTTGATGGCAAACCAGCAAAATTGGTCTTGAGATAA